One part of the Lotus japonicus ecotype B-129 chromosome 2, LjGifu_v1.2 genome encodes these proteins:
- the LOC130737823 gene encoding uncharacterized protein LOC130737823 has protein sequence MPAKRARTNTRAAASSSTSRSFDRSRFLSAIKEEFYRSHLAHKECVKEWGVLYREGRRDLLGLQEAMEIRRWKNWVNPIQFACEVMVREFYANTYCDNQEDRSRPPVNSSWFRGDVIDYNPVVIRRHLGLLTEDQEKEFFPEKATYHELLKEKSPEILEDMKAVIVRPGRDWEAVDDEIIFVRRKDMTPQARVWAEFLQDSLIPSSNKSEVREVTMVVIYCIVRGHPMDVATIISGQIYSLYNGSKEKHRPIFPHLICSLILAVRDKARRPVHVIEKRLPVAPILSKDRITQLYQEWTARMPQEEEEEEDPEEPAEEEDEEEEEEEEEEENVEVVNEVVTPPRADPSPAWMEAAFGRMFLRQDRLHRDLDLHWRGGSTSDPRSNGPMDFNTLEQGMIGLSLMHDAGVHPDYGDGRGEHDPMV, from the coding sequence ATGCCTGCAAAAAGAGCAAGgaccaacacaagagctgcagcttcttcctccacctcccggagctttgatcgctcccgcttcctatcagcgattaaggaggagttttaccgatctcacctagcacacaaggagtgtgtgaaggagtgGGGAGTTCTTTatcgggagggaaggagagacctcttgggcctgcaagaagccatggagattaggaggtggaagaattgggtcaaccccattcagtttgcttgtgaggtcatggttagggagttctacgcgaacacctactgtgacaatcaagaggacaggtccaggccaccagtgaattcatcttggttcaggggagatgtgattgatTACAATCCAGTagtcattcgcaggcatcttggtctcctcacggaggaccaagagaaggagtTCTTCCCCGAGAAGGCCACCTATCATGAGCTTTTaaaggagaagtcaccggagatcttagaggacatgaaggcagtgattgttaggcctgggcgagactgggaagcagttgatgatgagatcatttttgtgcggaggaaggatatgacaccgcaggctagagtttgggctgaatttttgcaggattccctcattcctagctctaacaaatctgaagttagagaggttacaATGGTTGTCATCTACTGCATTGTGAGAGGCCATCCTATGGACGTGGCCACTATTATTTCTGGTCAgatttattccctctacaacGGGAGTAAAGAAAAGCATCGacccatctttcctcacttgatttgctctttgattcTTGCAGTGAGGGACAAagctaggaggccagtccatgttattgagaagaggttgccAGTTGCACCTATACTCAGTAAGGATAGGATCACTCAGCTTTATCAAGAATGGACGGCAAGAatgcctcaagaggaggaagaggaagaggatcctgaggagccagcggaagaggaagatgaagaagaagaagaagaagaagaggaagaagaaaatgttgaagtggtgaatgaggtggttactccaccacgtgctgacccttctccggcttggatggaggccgctttcgggcggatgtttttgaggcaagatcgcctacacagggatcttgacctccattggaggggaggtagcacatcagaccccaggtCCAATGGCCCCATGGATTTcaataccttggagcaggggatgatcggtttgagcttgatgcatgatgccggtgttcatccggattatggtGATGGAAGGGGTGAACATGACCCCATGGTGTGA
- the LOC130737824 gene encoding uncharacterized protein LOC130737824 yields MPVKRARTNTRAAASSSTSRSFDRSRFLSAIKEEFYRAHLAHKECVKERGVLYREGRRDLLGMQEAMEIRRWKNWVNPIPFACEVMVREFYANTYCDNQEDRSRPPVNSSWFRGDVIDYNPAVIRRHLGLLTEDQEKELFPEKATYHELLKEKSPEILEDMKAVIVRPGRDWEAVDDEIIFVRRKDMTPLARVWAEFLQDSLIPSSNKSEVREVTLVAIYCIVRGHPMDVATIIAGRIYSLYNRSKDKHRPIFPHLICSLIHAVRDRARRPVHVIEKRLPVAPLLSKERIAQLYKEWTARMPQEDEEEEDPEEPAEEDEEEEEEEEEEAEDVEVVNEVVTPPRADPSPAWMEAAFGRMFLRQDRLHRDLDLHWRGGRTSDPRYNGPLDFNTLEQGMIDLSLMHDAGVHPDYGDGRGDHDPME; encoded by the coding sequence atgcctgtgaaaagagcaagaaccaacacaagagctgcagcttcttcctccacctcccggagttttgatcgctcccgcttcctatcagcgattaaggaggagttttaccgagctcatctagcacacaaggagtgtgtgaaggagcggggagttttgtatcgggagggaaggagagacctcttgggcatgcaagaagccatggagattaggaggtggaagaattgggtcaaccccattccgtttgcttgtgaagtcatggttagggagttctacgcgaacacctactgtgacaatcaagaggacaggtccaggccgccggtgaattcatcttggttcaggggagatgtgattgactacaatccagcagtcattcgcaggcatcttggtctcctcacggaggaccaagagaaggagctttttcccgagaaggccacttatcatgagctcttaaaggagaagtcaccggagatcttggaagacatgaaggcagtgattgttaggcctgggcgggactgggaagcagttgatgatgagatcatttttgtgagaaggaaggatatgacaccgctggctagagtttgggctgaatttttgcaggattccctcattccaagctctaacaaatctgaagttagagaggttacatTGGTTGCTATCTATTGCATCGTGAGAGGCCATCCTATGGACgtggccaccatcattgctggtcggatttattccctctacaacaggagtaaagacaagcatcggcccatctttcctcacttgatttgctctttgattcatgcggtgagggacagagctaggaggccagtccatgttattgagaagaggttgcctgtggcacctctgctcagtaaggagaggatcgCTCAACTTTATAAGGAATGGACAGCaaggatgcctcaagaggatgaagaggaagaggatcctgaggagccagcggaagaagatgaagaagaagaggaagaagaagaggaggaagcagaagatgttgaggtggtgaatgaggtggttactccaccacgtgctgacccttctcctgcttggatggaggccgctttcgggcggatgtttttgaggcaagatcgcctacacagggatcttgacctccattggaggggaggtcgcacatcagaccccaggtacaatgggcccttggattttaataccttggagcaggggatgatagacttgagcttgatgcatgatgccggagttcatccggattatggcgatggaaggggtgatcatgaccccatggagtga